A window from Branchiostoma lanceolatum isolate klBraLanc5 chromosome 9, klBraLanc5.hap2, whole genome shotgun sequence encodes these proteins:
- the LOC136441337 gene encoding sialidase-1-like isoform X1, which translates to MADGRRIVAVLSVFLFGLCQHGSSQQPSPVSPLIVEEQLLYVGGTWGEVHTYRIPIMVGTPKGNLITVVEGRQYSSGDSGPKVMAIRRSEDKGSTWSEMAYVLNDGTFQDGMNLGTILVDEITNEIFVFYTHCAHYVQCKVATTYMVSSRDEGKSWNDPRNISQEIGTQMFAPGPGYGLQKRYHPHKGRLLTCGHGTLAGDGVFCLISDDHGANWRYGGVMKSIPYLQSKKRGDFDPDENQPVELPDGSIVVNARNQYLYHCHCRIIMRSYDGGETFPLEHLYFDETLIDPAVAAGVYYHNGVMYFSNTASEVHRSNLMLRWSYDNGTTWPGALPIWAKPAAYSTLMMLPTNDVDDQQHLYLLYEKGEKSSAESISLVKISLYGNL; encoded by the exons atggcggacggaaGAAGGATTGTTGCAGTATTGTCCGTTTTTCTCTTCGGTTTGTGTCAACATGGGAGCAGCCAACAACCTAGCCCG GTTTCACCTCTTATAGTAGAAGAACAACTTCTGTATGTGGGCGGCACATGGGGAGAGGTCCACacatacag GATCCCCATCATGGTGGGCACTCCCAAGGGAAACCTCATCACAGTGGTGGAGGGCAGGCAGTACAGCTCAGGGGACTCAGGGCCAAAGGTCATGGCCATAAGGAGGTCAGAGGACAAAG GCTCCACTTGGTCAGAGATGGCCTATGTCCTGAATGACGGCACCTTCCAGGATGGCATgaacctgggtaccatcctggTGGATGAAATCACCAACGAGATCTTTGTCTTCTACACCCACTGTGCCCATTATGTCCAGTGTAAGGTGGCAACAACCTACATGGTGAGCAGTAGGGACGAGGGCAAGTCATGGAATGATCCCAGAAACATCTCACAGGAGATCGGGACCCAGATGTTTGCACCAGGACCTGGCTATGGGCTACAG AAAAGGTACCACCCCCACAAAGGCAGGCTGCTGACATGTGGCCATGGCACGTTGGCCGGCGACGGTGTGTTTTGCTTGATAAGCGATGACCACGGTGCCAACTGGCGGTATGGCGGTGTAATGAAGAGTATTCCCTACCTGCAGTCCAAGAAAAGGGGGGACTTTGACCCAGATGAAAACCAG CCTGTGGAGCTACCAGATGGATCTATCGTAGTCAACGCCAGGAACCAGTACCTGTACCACTGTCACTGCCGCATCATCATGAGGAGTTACGACGGTGGGGAGACCTTCCCTCTGGAGCACCTGTACTTCGACGAGACTCTGATCGATCCAGCGGTGGCTGCTGGGGTGTACTACCACAACGGGGTCATGTACTTCAGCAACACTGCTAGTGAGGTCCATC GTTCAAACCTGATGCTGAGGTGGAGTTACGACAACGGGACCACGTGGCCGGGGGCACTGCCCATCTGGGCCAAACCTGCGGCTTACTCCACTCTCATGATGCTGCCGACAAACGATGTGGACGACCAACAACACCTGTACCTGCTGTATGAGAAAGGAGAGAAGAGCTCAGCAGAAAGCATCTCCCTGGTGAAGATCAGTTTGTATGGAAACCTGTGA
- the LOC136441337 gene encoding sialidase-1-like isoform X2: protein MADGRRIVAVLSVFLFGLCQHGSSQQPSPVSPLIVEEQLLYVGGTWGEVHTYRIPIMVGTPKGNLITVVEGRQYSSGDSGPKVMAIRRSEDKGSTWSEMAYVLNDGTFQDGMNLGTILVDEITNEIFVFYTHCAHYVQCKVATTYMVSSRDEGKSWNDPRNISQEIGTQMFAPGPGYGLQKKYAPHKGRLFTCGHSTLNMNAISCLVSDNHGKNWTKYDAVKSIPYGQRKKTGDFCPGEPQPVELPDGSIVVNARNQYLYHCHCRIIMRSYDGGETFPLEHLYFDETLIDPAVAAGVYYHNGVMYFSNTASEVHRSNLMLRWSYDNGTTWPGALPIWAKPAAYSTLMMLPTNDVDDQQHLYLLYEKGEKSSAESISLVKISLYGNL from the exons atggcggacggaaGAAGGATTGTTGCAGTATTGTCCGTTTTTCTCTTCGGTTTGTGTCAACATGGGAGCAGCCAACAACCTAGCCCG GTTTCACCTCTTATAGTAGAAGAACAACTTCTGTATGTGGGCGGCACATGGGGAGAGGTCCACacatacag GATCCCCATCATGGTGGGCACTCCCAAGGGAAACCTCATCACAGTGGTGGAGGGCAGGCAGTACAGCTCAGGGGACTCAGGGCCAAAGGTCATGGCCATAAGGAGGTCAGAGGACAAAG GCTCCACTTGGTCAGAGATGGCCTATGTCCTGAATGACGGCACCTTCCAGGATGGCATgaacctgggtaccatcctggTGGATGAAATCACCAACGAGATCTTTGTCTTCTACACCCACTGTGCCCATTATGTCCAGTGTAAGGTGGCAACAACCTACATGGTGAGCAGTAGGGACGAGGGCAAGTCATGGAATGATCCCAGAAACATCTCACAGGAGATCGGGACCCAGATGTTTGCACCAGGACCTGGCTATGGGCTACAG AAAAAGTATGCTCCTCACAAGGGGAGGCTGTTCACATGTGGGCACTCCACACTGAACATGAACGCCATCTCATGTCTAGTCAGCGACAATCATGGGAAAAACTGGACTAAGTACGACGCAGTCAAGAGTATCCCCTACGGCCAGCGCAAGAAGACTGGAGACTTCTGTCCGGGGGAACCTCAG CCTGTGGAGCTACCAGATGGATCTATCGTAGTCAACGCCAGGAACCAGTACCTGTACCACTGTCACTGCCGCATCATCATGAGGAGTTACGACGGTGGGGAGACCTTCCCTCTGGAGCACCTGTACTTCGACGAGACTCTGATCGATCCAGCGGTGGCTGCTGGGGTGTACTACCACAACGGGGTCATGTACTTCAGCAACACTGCTAGTGAGGTCCATC GTTCAAACCTGATGCTGAGGTGGAGTTACGACAACGGGACCACGTGGCCGGGGGCACTGCCCATCTGGGCCAAACCTGCGGCTTACTCCACTCTCATGATGCTGCCGACAAACGATGTGGACGACCAACAACACCTGTACCTGCTGTATGAGAAAGGAGAGAAGAGCTCAGCAGAAAGCATCTCCCTGGTGAAGATCAGTTTGTATGGAAACCTGTGA
- the LOC136441338 gene encoding uncharacterized protein: protein MDEQKKEQLQVTTIKICGANWRPRMSVTRSGTPPSNARNKMANVFTRRSRLPRNITFTDHGPVNTQPRLIPRKLSPTRLHNPHPLGLVYQSPYNRDNHTFGIWEPDLPLCRSRFPDMFTHLGLTNFSTGRNHQFSVPKFEKGGAPVINRSLDSTYRQKFQWPRSPSPRFKDGEKKTRFGNRPNDGPSRGVVPRMGLPPIATKITLQSRPPSRVSSRAGATSPKKCPKTPTPKSPTKPSPSPKTSMENTTQ from the exons ATGGACGAACAGAAGAAGGAGCAGCTTCAGGTAACCACGATAAAAATATGTGGAGCCAACTGGAGACCCAGAATGAGCGTCACTCGTTCTGGAACGCCTCCTAGCAACGccagaaacaagatggcgaacGTGTTCACCCGCCGGAGTCGACTGCCCCGCAACATCACCTTCACAGACCACGGGCCCGTCAACACCCAGCCCCGCCTCATCCCCAGGAAACTCTCCCCCACCCGCCTGCACAACCCCCACCCCCTGGGGCTGGTGTACCAGAGCCCTTACAACAGGGACAACCAT ACATTCGGCATCTGGGAACCGGACCTTCCACTGTGTCGAAGCCGCTTCCCTGATATGTTCACACATCTAG GTCTGACGAATTTCTCCACCGGACGCAACCACCAATTCTCTGTGCCAAAGTTTGAAAAAG GAGGCGCACCGGTCATCAACCGCTCACTGGACTCCACTTACCGGCAGAAGTTTCAGTGGCCGCGCTCGCCCTCGCCCAGGTTCAAGGACGGGGAGAAGAAGACCCGCTTCGGAAACAGACCCAATGACGGTCCGTCAAGAGGCGTTG TTCCCAGGATGGGTTTGCCGCCCATAGCCACCAAGATCACGTTACAGAGCAGGCCTCCTTCCCGAGTCTCATCCCGCGCCGGCGCAACGTCTCCCAAGAAGTGCCCCAAGACACCAACACCCAAGTCTCCAACAAAACCTTCGCCATCTCCAAAGACATCCatggaaaatacaacacagtga